A region of the Haematobia irritans isolate KBUSLIRL chromosome 5, ASM5000362v1, whole genome shotgun sequence genome:
tttgttataattatcaaaaattatcgggttctcgaacgaagcaatttttattagctaaaaaattttattcttttgtcGCCTATCGCCAGGAATGTGTTCACACTGCATATGTCTGTACCTCTGAATATAAATCTGGCATTACTGTATTGACGACGCTCTAGTCCACAATTTAGGTAATTGTCAAAGACCGCAAACGTTCTTAGAGGAATTAGTGTTGCCAATCTGCAGTGAGTGACAGAACAGTGAAATTAGAAGAAGAGAAAGAAGAAGAGTGATATCCTTCTTCTTGGTTTCGATTGGTATTTTAATTTGGACGACATTACGACATTACATGAAATTCAGAAATAAAttggcaaaaattataaaagatttGCATAGCTAAGCGTGTTGAAGTGCCACACGATTTGGATTAATTATAATTAATCAAGCTTTTCCGGGTTTTCACACATCATATTGGTGGTGGGCTTTGTAATAAATGGCGGAAAACGGTATGCGTGGTGGAGACAGCGATAGTGGGGGTGTTAGTGTGAATGGTCATCTTCACGATAACGCTGTTGACCATGGGAACGTGGAAAAGTCATCGCCGCGATTAAGTGAGgctgcacaaaaatacatgcagGATTTGTTGGTGGAACGGTCCAAATTGGAAAATACTTTTCCATTGGCTGTGAAATTAATCGATGAAGGTAAGTGATAAATTGGTGTCTTACGAAATGCATTCTCATACCGTGTCCTTGATACTCTCAAATATGATAGCATTAGAAAGGGTTCAGTTGAATGGCCGTATACCGGCTAGAGAACAATATGCCGATGTCTACCAACAACGTACCATAAAACTAACCCAAAAGGTTCATGtgcctataaaaaataaaaaggtaaGAGATGATATACTTTGGGATAAATTGACATCCTTTTATACTTGAATGCCTCTTGCTTTTTCCAGTTCAACTATGTGGGCAAATTACTGGGTCCGAAGGGAAACTCATTACGTCGTCTGCAGGAGGAGACACAATGTAAAATAGTTATTTTGGGTCGCTTTTCTATGAAGGATCGTGCCCGTGAAGAGGAATTACGCAACTCGGCTGATTTTAAATATGCCCACCTAAATTTACCATTGCATGTTGAAGTTTCTACAGTAGCTCCACCGGCTGAAGCATATGCTCGTATGGCATACGCCTTGGCAGAACTAAGACGTTACCTGATACCCGACAAACACGATGAGATACGTCAAGAACAATTCCGAGAATTGATGGAAGATCCTGAGGCAGCTAAAAAGATCACTTTGCGCCAGCAgagacagcaacaacaacatcagcagCAACAGACTGGTCGTAATGGAGGCGGCAATGGAATGGGAGGTCCACCTCAT
Encoded here:
- the qkr58E-2 gene encoding quaking related 58E-2 — its product is MAENGMRGGDSDSGGVSVNGHLHDNAVDHGNVEKSSPRLSEAAQKYMQDLLVERSKLENTFPLAVKLIDEALERVQLNGRIPAREQYADVYQQRTIKLTQKVHVPIKNKKFNYVGKLLGPKGNSLRRLQEETQCKIVILGRFSMKDRAREEELRNSADFKYAHLNLPLHVEVSTVAPPAEAYARMAYALAELRRYLIPDKHDEIRQEQFRELMEDPEAAKKITLRQQRQQQQHQQQQTGRNGGGNGMGGPPHSGGGGGGGGGGNNSGGGPNNNGPSKYQPPSQRYHHNDETVYYRPHNSYHQVKPYVPGNQRMHSAMPPTATIVGPSPTGMPVVNAANYSGRGHGMNPAAAVGINPNIRYRTSQMPPYQQYAKK